One window of Paenibacillus albicereus genomic DNA carries:
- a CDS encoding class I SAM-dependent methyltransferase has product MIQRTASKDFLGFLNGMIAGAETLLDIGCGPGILLGSMDARKIVALDVHRPYLEHVAARLPLVVPLHADALEIGRLFVPNSFTAVTMVDVLEHLDKRDGYELIRQAESVARERVILFTPRGFFPQESIDHYGLNGEHYQTHRSGWEPEELEALGYEILLMEGFHDGSNIAFVDAFGAEHPPIDAMMAIKSLI; this is encoded by the coding sequence ATGATTCAACGAACGGCAAGCAAGGATTTTCTCGGGTTTTTGAACGGCATGATCGCGGGCGCGGAGACGCTGCTCGACATCGGCTGCGGACCCGGCATCCTGCTGGGCTCGATGGACGCGCGCAAGATCGTCGCGCTCGACGTTCATCGGCCTTACCTGGAGCACGTGGCCGCCCGCCTGCCCCTTGTCGTGCCGCTCCACGCCGATGCGCTCGAGATCGGCCGCCTGTTCGTTCCGAACTCATTCACGGCGGTGACGATGGTCGACGTGCTGGAGCATCTGGACAAAAGGGACGGCTACGAGCTGATCCGGCAGGCGGAGTCGGTCGCTCGCGAGCGGGTCATCCTGTTCACTCCGCGCGGCTTTTTCCCGCAGGAGAGCATCGACCACTACGGTCTGAACGGCGAGCATTACCAAACCCATCGCAGCGGCTGGGAGCCGGAGGAGCTCGAGGCGCTCGGCTACGAGATTCTGCTCATGGAAGGCTTTCACGACGGCTCCAACATCGCCTTCGTCGACGCGTTCGGGGCCGAGCATCCGCCGATCGACGCGATGATGGCGATCAAGAGCCTCATCTGA
- a CDS encoding GAF domain-containing protein, which yields MFHTTAYEGTREQQYETVTRQLQALIEDEPSLIANLANASALLGQFLTEINWVGFYLLDDKGLVLGPFQGLPACVRIPVGRGVCGTAAERKETVVVPDVHAFPGHIACDAASRSEIVVPLLAEDGSLIGVLDIDSPVTDRFDETDRVHLERFAALLTAGR from the coding sequence ATGTTCCATACGACGGCCTATGAAGGCACGCGCGAGCAGCAATACGAAACGGTCACCCGCCAGCTGCAGGCGCTCATCGAAGACGAGCCGAGCCTGATCGCCAACCTGGCCAACGCCTCGGCGCTGCTCGGCCAGTTCCTGACCGAGATCAACTGGGTCGGGTTCTACCTGCTGGACGACAAAGGCCTCGTGCTCGGTCCGTTCCAGGGCCTGCCGGCCTGCGTCCGCATCCCGGTCGGCCGCGGCGTCTGCGGGACGGCGGCCGAGCGCAAGGAGACGGTCGTCGTGCCCGACGTGCACGCTTTCCCCGGCCATATCGCCTGCGACGCCGCCTCCCGCTCGGAGATCGTCGTGCCGCTGCTCGCGGAGGACGGCAGTCTGATCGGCGTGCTCGACATCGACAGCCCCGTCACGGACCGGTTCGACGAAACCGACCGCGTCCATCTGGAGCGCTTCGCGGCCTTGCTGACAGCGGGGCGCTGA
- a CDS encoding ABC transporter ATP-binding protein, with protein MLGRYVLPQKRLLGWLAALLLLSIGLQLVNPQIIRYFIDAAQGDGKLTALYWAAGFFILFSLVQQGVSVAAAYFSENLGWSTTNQLRAELAEHCLSLDMSFHKTQTSGSLIERVDGDVNALANFFSSFIIHLAGNLVLMVGILALLFRENMWIGLVMTAFVIGAVYVIQWIRRFAVPVWKRWREMNAELYGFIGEHLEGTEDTRANGAAGYVMNRFYDLTRRMLPVRLRAFLGFCMMWSTTILVFALGNAAAFLVCAWLWKSGQGGLTIGSIYLVFYYTEQLAKPIEKIRTQLEDLQKADASLLRVRELLATQPKIQDGPGAELPAGPLSVEFHDMEFAYEQGGRNTLHRLQLRLEPGQTLGLLGRTGSGKTTLARLLLRFYDPQAGGIRLGGVDLRELKLHELRRKVALVTQNIEILEGSVRDNLTLFDDSIPDARISEVLHELGLGAWHDSLPDGLDTVLASGGGSLSAGEGQLLAFARVFLTDPGLVILDEASSRLDPLTETRIELAITRLLQEKTCIIIAHRLATVQRADRILILENGRVLESGGREQLAGDPESRFSRMLAVGMEEVLA; from the coding sequence ATGCTGGGGCGCTACGTGCTGCCGCAGAAGCGGCTGCTCGGCTGGCTGGCCGCGCTGCTGCTGCTGTCGATCGGCCTGCAGCTGGTCAATCCGCAGATCATCCGCTACTTCATCGATGCCGCCCAGGGGGACGGAAAGCTGACGGCGCTGTATTGGGCGGCCGGCTTCTTCATCCTGTTCTCCCTCGTGCAGCAGGGCGTATCGGTGGCGGCGGCTTATTTCAGCGAGAATCTCGGCTGGTCGACGACGAACCAGCTGCGCGCGGAGCTCGCGGAGCACTGCCTGTCGCTCGACATGAGCTTCCACAAGACGCAGACGTCCGGCTCGCTCATCGAGCGGGTGGACGGAGACGTGAACGCGCTGGCGAACTTCTTCTCCAGCTTCATCATCCACCTCGCCGGCAACCTCGTGCTCATGGTCGGCATCCTGGCGCTGCTGTTCCGCGAGAACATGTGGATCGGGCTCGTCATGACCGCCTTCGTCATCGGGGCGGTGTACGTCATCCAGTGGATCCGCCGCTTCGCCGTGCCGGTCTGGAAGCGCTGGCGCGAGATGAACGCCGAGCTCTACGGCTTCATCGGCGAGCATCTGGAGGGAACGGAGGACACGCGCGCCAACGGCGCGGCCGGCTACGTCATGAACCGGTTCTACGACCTGACCCGACGCATGCTGCCTGTCCGGCTGCGGGCGTTTCTCGGCTTCTGCATGATGTGGAGCACGACGATCCTCGTCTTCGCGCTCGGCAACGCCGCCGCGTTCCTCGTCTGCGCCTGGCTCTGGAAGAGCGGTCAAGGAGGGCTGACGATCGGCTCGATCTATCTCGTGTTCTACTATACCGAGCAGCTCGCCAAGCCGATCGAGAAGATCCGCACCCAGCTCGAGGATCTGCAAAAGGCCGACGCCAGCCTGCTGCGCGTGCGGGAGCTGCTGGCGACCCAGCCCAAGATCCAGGACGGCCCCGGCGCGGAGCTGCCGGCCGGGCCGTTGTCCGTCGAATTCCACGACATGGAATTCGCGTACGAGCAAGGCGGCCGCAATACGCTGCACCGCCTGCAGCTGCGGCTCGAGCCCGGCCAGACGCTCGGCCTGCTCGGACGCACCGGCAGCGGCAAGACGACGCTTGCCCGGCTGCTGCTGCGCTTCTATGATCCGCAGGCCGGCGGCATCCGCCTCGGCGGCGTCGACCTGCGCGAGCTCAAGCTGCACGAGCTGCGGCGCAAGGTCGCGCTCGTCACGCAGAACATCGAGATCCTCGAGGGCAGCGTACGCGACAACCTGACGCTGTTCGACGACTCGATCCCCGACGCCCGGATTTCCGAGGTGCTGCATGAGCTCGGGCTGGGCGCCTGGCACGACTCGCTGCCGGACGGCCTGGACACCGTGCTCGCCTCCGGCGGAGGCAGCCTGTCGGCCGGCGAGGGGCAGCTGCTCGCGTTCGCCCGCGTGTTCCTGACCGATCCGGGGCTCGTCATCCTCGACGAGGCGAGCTCGCGGCTCGACCCGCTGACGGAGACGCGCATCGAGCTGGCGATCACCCGCCTGCTGCAGGAGAAGACGTGCATCATCATCGCGCATCGGCTCGCGACCGTGCAGCGCGCCGACCGCATCCTCATCCTGGAGAACGGACGGGTGCTGGAGAGCGGCGGACGCGAGCAGCTGGCCGGCGACCCGGAATCGCGCTTCAGCCGGATGCTCGCCGTCGGAATGGAGGAGGTGCTGGCATGA
- a CDS encoding ABC transporter ATP-binding protein translates to MKTRSFFWSLIRYRPGLYALNLIFWSLIHMAPLVPGLLTKAFFDDLEGSYDFPYGVAAIAALLVAAALGRIGLIYVGFLTDVNVRYRISMLLRRNMLAHVLKEPGARAIPVSPGEAISNFRDDVDHTEEAVSWSVDMLGLIGFVGVASWILISIDAQMTVLVFVPLILVVTAAQVATARIQKYRAASREATAKVTGAISEMFGNVQAIQVAGAEKRVVGRFVQLSERRRQTMVKDKLMTEALSSVFANSVNLGTGLILLLAGYKMRAGGFSVGDLALFVYYLTFVTQLIGNVGNFMTYYKQMAVSFGRIKSMLQGAPAQLLTKPAYIGLGRRKPGRGGQAQEARAAQAGPSGPAESSAGGGASGASESRPTAAAAAAEPNSGPPPASVRESDLSVRLDDDFAPPVQAPPLQVLEARGLTYRFPETGRGIEGIDLTLRAGSFTVVTGMIGSGKTTLVRTLLGLLPAEAGEVRWNGETVERPADFFVPPQSAYTAQIPRLYSDRLRNNILLGEPERPGSVAGALHAAVMEEDIGGLEHGLDTMVGPRGVKLSGGQAQRTAAARMLVRDAQLYVFDDLSSALDVETERRLWERLFRQRGDAACLVVSHRKAALAHADHIIVLHGGRIEAEGSAEELLRTSESFRQLWHGEETG, encoded by the coding sequence ATGAAGACAAGAAGCTTCTTCTGGTCGCTGATCCGCTATCGGCCGGGGCTGTACGCGCTCAACCTCATTTTCTGGTCGCTCATCCATATGGCTCCGCTCGTGCCGGGCCTGCTCACCAAGGCGTTCTTCGACGATCTGGAGGGCAGCTACGACTTCCCGTACGGCGTCGCCGCGATCGCCGCGCTGCTCGTCGCCGCCGCGCTCGGACGGATCGGCCTCATCTACGTCGGCTTCCTGACCGACGTCAACGTCCGCTACCGGATCAGCATGCTGCTGCGCCGCAACATGCTCGCCCACGTGCTCAAGGAGCCGGGAGCGAGGGCGATTCCGGTATCGCCGGGCGAGGCGATCAGCAACTTCCGCGACGACGTCGACCATACCGAGGAGGCGGTCAGCTGGTCGGTCGACATGCTCGGCCTCATCGGCTTCGTCGGCGTGGCGAGCTGGATCCTGATCTCCATCGACGCGCAGATGACGGTGCTCGTGTTCGTGCCGCTCATCCTCGTCGTCACGGCCGCCCAGGTCGCGACCGCCCGCATCCAGAAGTACCGCGCCGCCAGCCGCGAGGCGACGGCCAAGGTGACCGGAGCGATCAGCGAGATGTTCGGCAACGTGCAGGCGATCCAGGTCGCAGGCGCGGAGAAGCGCGTCGTCGGACGGTTCGTGCAGCTGAGCGAGCGCCGCCGCCAGACGATGGTCAAGGACAAGCTGATGACCGAGGCGCTGTCCTCCGTCTTCGCCAACTCCGTCAACCTCGGCACCGGCCTCATCCTGCTGCTCGCCGGCTACAAGATGCGCGCCGGCGGCTTCTCGGTCGGCGACCTGGCGCTGTTCGTCTACTACCTGACGTTCGTGACGCAGCTCATCGGCAACGTCGGCAACTTCATGACCTATTACAAGCAGATGGCCGTCAGCTTCGGCCGCATCAAGTCGATGCTGCAAGGCGCGCCGGCGCAGCTGCTGACGAAGCCCGCCTACATCGGGCTCGGCCGCCGCAAGCCGGGGCGCGGCGGGCAGGCGCAAGAGGCGCGCGCCGCGCAGGCGGGTCCGAGCGGGCCGGCAGAATCGTCGGCGGGCGGCGGCGCTTCGGGAGCATCGGAGAGCCGGCCGACCGCAGCCGCTGCCGCCGCGGAGCCGAATTCAGGCCCGCCGCCGGCCTCGGTCCGGGAATCGGACCTTTCCGTGCGGCTCGACGACGACTTCGCGCCGCCCGTCCAGGCTCCGCCGCTGCAGGTGCTGGAGGCGCGCGGCCTGACCTACCGGTTCCCGGAGACGGGACGAGGCATCGAGGGCATCGACCTGACGCTGCGGGCCGGTTCGTTCACCGTCGTGACGGGCATGATCGGCAGCGGCAAGACGACGCTCGTGCGGACGCTGCTCGGCCTGCTGCCGGCTGAGGCGGGCGAGGTCCGCTGGAACGGCGAGACCGTCGAGCGGCCGGCCGACTTCTTCGTGCCGCCGCAGAGCGCGTACACGGCGCAGATTCCGCGCCTGTACAGCGACCGGCTCCGCAACAACATCCTGCTCGGAGAGCCCGAGCGTCCCGGCAGCGTGGCGGGGGCGCTCCATGCCGCCGTCATGGAGGAGGACATCGGCGGGCTGGAGCACGGCCTCGACACGATGGTCGGCCCGCGCGGCGTCAAGCTGTCCGGCGGCCAGGCGCAGCGTACGGCCGCGGCCCGCATGCTCGTGCGCGACGCGCAGCTGTACGTGTTCGACGACCTGTCGAGCGCGCTTGACGTCGAGACGGAGCGCCGCCTTTGGGAGCGGTTGTTCCGGCAGCGCGGCGACGCGGCCTGCCTCGTCGTCTCCCACCGCAAGGCGGCGCTCGCGCATGCCGACCATATCATCGTGCTGCATGGCGGCCGCATCGAGGCCGAGGGCAGCGCCGAGGAGCTGCTGCGCACGAGCGAGAGCTTCCGCCAGCTATGGCATGGCGAGGAGACCGGCTGA
- a CDS encoding Lrp/AsnC family transcriptional regulator, with product MTSQPERPRFPIPATRLDEIDRCIMELLRANSRMSYTDISKEVGISRVGVQARVNALSESGVIERFTLALRHDKIGLGTSAFFLVEVEPRRLHEAAERLAAEPQVTEVCRLTGPNALHVRALFADLDEMERFLHDKLYPIPGVTGVDSQLLAKRYKS from the coding sequence ATGACATCCCAGCCCGAGCGGCCTCGATTCCCCATTCCGGCGACGCGGCTCGACGAGATCGACCGCTGCATCATGGAGCTGCTGCGCGCCAACTCGCGCATGTCCTATACCGATATCAGCAAGGAAGTCGGCATCTCGCGCGTCGGCGTCCAGGCCCGCGTGAACGCGCTGTCCGAATCCGGCGTCATCGAGCGCTTCACGCTTGCGCTGCGGCACGACAAGATCGGCCTCGGCACGAGCGCGTTCTTCCTCGTCGAGGTGGAGCCGCGGCGGCTGCACGAAGCGGCGGAGCGGCTCGCGGCCGAGCCGCAGGTGACGGAGGTGTGCCGGCTGACCGGTCCGAACGCCTTGCATGTGCGGGCGCTGTTCGCCGATCTGGACGAGATGGAGCGATTCCTCCATGACAAGCTGTACCCGATCCCGGGCGTAACCGGCGTCGACAGCCAGCTGCTCGCCAAGCGCTACAAATCCTGA
- a CDS encoding glycosyltransferase family 2 protein, with protein sequence MHFRASIILPSRDKHPLVLLTLFALERQSVPPDRYEVIVVDDASSDLTSGIPAAWSFPYRLRLLRSEAVLGRPAARNAGISVAEGEVLIFLDAEVLVGPGFVESHLRLHEQDGQLLASGVLTMKSAYTYLHPGFSAAQVQQAYGLIHPRPRHHAAWEAFMAGGGPQLLFSREDIHAEAYRELAFAKPMEAVYEAEILQRFGDRLAGFHLPWLISHTGNLSVRRSAFELHGRFEEYEGYGWDDLELGYRLYRQGYRFAHIREPAVYHQEHPVAPSVAGEAQENFFRFQQKYRELSLLVLLLLYLSAPMSFSFHQAHLVLDEAYRLDAESAGLYLPMLGTLRSMLEAAGYLLRHGQTPSHLAAHAGCPPGSPARAHFEAQRSAIAASGRWPMLVEALARLTSL encoded by the coding sequence ATGCATTTCCGGGCGAGCATCATCCTTCCGAGCCGCGACAAGCATCCGCTCGTGCTGCTGACGCTGTTCGCGCTGGAAAGGCAGAGCGTGCCTCCCGACCGGTACGAGGTCATCGTGGTGGACGACGCCTCGTCGGACCTGACATCGGGCATTCCGGCCGCTTGGAGCTTTCCCTACCGGCTGCGCCTGCTGCGGTCGGAAGCCGTCCTCGGACGGCCCGCCGCCCGCAACGCGGGCATAAGCGTCGCCGAGGGAGAGGTGCTGATCTTCCTCGATGCCGAGGTTCTCGTCGGACCGGGCTTCGTGGAATCCCATCTGCGGCTGCATGAGCAGGACGGGCAGCTGCTCGCCTCCGGCGTACTGACGATGAAGAGCGCCTATACCTATCTGCATCCCGGCTTCTCCGCCGCGCAGGTGCAGCAGGCGTACGGCCTGATTCATCCCCGTCCCCGCCACCATGCCGCCTGGGAGGCGTTCATGGCCGGCGGCGGGCCGCAGCTGCTGTTCAGCCGGGAGGACATCCACGCCGAGGCGTACCGGGAGCTGGCGTTCGCGAAGCCGATGGAGGCCGTATACGAAGCCGAGATCCTGCAGCGGTTCGGCGATCGGCTGGCCGGCTTCCATCTGCCCTGGCTCATCAGCCACACCGGCAATCTGTCGGTGCGCCGGTCCGCGTTCGAGCTCCATGGGCGGTTCGAGGAGTACGAGGGCTACGGCTGGGACGATCTGGAGCTCGGCTACCGGCTCTATCGCCAGGGCTACCGCTTCGCGCATATCCGCGAGCCGGCCGTCTATCATCAGGAGCATCCCGTAGCGCCTTCCGTCGCCGGGGAGGCGCAGGAGAACTTCTTCCGCTTCCAGCAGAAATACCGGGAGCTCAGCCTGCTCGTCCTGCTGCTCCTCTATCTGTCGGCTCCGATGAGCTTCAGCTTCCATCAGGCGCATCTCGTGCTGGACGAGGCGTACCGGCTCGACGCCGAGAGCGCCGGCCTTTACCTGCCGATGCTCGGCACGCTGCGCTCGATGCTGGAAGCGGCCGGCTACCTGCTGCGCCACGGACAGACGCCCTCCCATCTGGCGGCCCATGCGGGCTGCCCCCCCGGCAGCCCGGCGCGGGCGCATTTCGAGGCGCAGCGCTCCGCCATCGCCGCTTCCGGGCGATGGCCGATGCTGGTCGAGGCGCTCGCCCGGCTGACATCCTTGTAG
- a CDS encoding DinB family protein yields MDKRPDPATVPAYEVPYLARVPQGDLVKLLAEQRERTLARLGALSEEQADHRYAPEKWSVRQIVGHLADTERILGFRLLSIARGEKAPLPGFEEDAYVAAAPFESWTLPQALADYAAVREATLSLLRGLAPGDWERAGTANGIPHTALLVACVIAGHELHHLHVLTERYGIA; encoded by the coding sequence ATGGACAAAAGACCCGATCCGGCCACCGTGCCGGCTTATGAAGTACCTTATCTGGCTCGCGTGCCTCAAGGCGATCTCGTGAAGCTTCTCGCGGAGCAGAGGGAGCGGACGCTGGCGCGGCTCGGCGCGCTGAGCGAGGAGCAGGCGGACCATCGCTACGCTCCGGAGAAGTGGAGCGTGCGCCAGATCGTCGGCCATCTGGCCGATACCGAGCGCATCCTGGGCTTCCGGCTGCTGTCCATCGCGCGAGGAGAGAAGGCGCCGCTGCCGGGCTTCGAGGAGGACGCGTATGTCGCGGCGGCTCCATTCGAATCGTGGACGCTGCCGCAGGCGCTCGCCGACTACGCGGCAGTGCGCGAGGCGACGCTGTCGCTGCTGCGGGGACTGGCGCCGGGCGACTGGGAGCGCGCGGGCACGGCCAACGGGATTCCGCACACCGCGCTGCTGGTCGCCTGCGTCATCGCCGGGCACGAGCTGCATCATCTCCATGTGCTGACGGAGCGCTACGGCATCGCCTAG
- a CDS encoding DUF817 domain-containing protein has translation MEDTWSGPKRPLRLKAAMLLDFGRKQALSCVFPVLIFASLGFTKLVDVPGIARYDLLLLLCLAIQAAMLLLRLETARELQVVLLFHLIGLALELFKVRMGSWSYPGEAWSKVGGVPLYSGFMYASVASYMCQAWRRLDLSFRGWPDLRLSTGLALLAYANFFTHHWLPDLRWWLTAMIFAAFWRASVSYTAGGQRLKMPVLASFALIALFIWLAENVSTFLGAWAYPDQRLGWSLVHWGKLSSWFLLVILSLLLVYALKRRFPPAADNRSEPR, from the coding sequence ATGGAAGATACGTGGTCCGGCCCGAAGCGGCCGCTGCGGCTCAAGGCGGCGATGCTGCTCGATTTCGGACGGAAGCAGGCGCTCAGCTGCGTGTTCCCCGTGCTGATCTTCGCCTCGCTCGGCTTCACGAAGCTCGTCGACGTGCCGGGCATCGCCCGCTACGACCTGCTGCTCCTGCTCTGCCTGGCGATCCAGGCGGCCATGCTGCTGCTGCGGCTGGAGACGGCGCGCGAGCTGCAGGTCGTGCTGCTGTTCCATCTCATCGGGCTCGCGCTCGAGCTGTTCAAGGTGCGGATGGGCTCGTGGAGCTACCCGGGCGAAGCGTGGAGCAAGGTCGGCGGCGTGCCGCTGTACAGCGGCTTCATGTATGCCAGCGTCGCCAGCTACATGTGCCAGGCGTGGCGCAGGCTGGACCTGAGCTTCCGCGGCTGGCCCGACCTGCGGCTGTCGACGGGGCTGGCGCTGCTCGCCTATGCGAACTTCTTCACGCATCACTGGCTGCCGGATCTGCGGTGGTGGCTGACGGCGATGATCTTCGCCGCGTTCTGGCGAGCGAGCGTGTCCTATACGGCAGGCGGACAAAGGCTGAAGATGCCGGTGCTGGCGAGCTTCGCCCTCATCGCCCTGTTCATCTGGCTGGCCGAAAACGTCTCGACGTTCCTCGGCGCGTGGGCCTATCCCGATCAGCGGCTCGGCTGGAGCCTCGTCCACTGGGGCAAGCTGAGCAGCTGGTTCCTGCTCGTCATCCTCAGCCTGCTGCTGGTGTACGCGCTGAAGCGGCGCTTCCCGCCCGCTGCGGACAACCGATCGGAGCCGAGGTGA
- a CDS encoding exosporium glycoprotein BclB-related protein, whose protein sequence is MGNANDGRSSIRSRRPHKVSDCKASRKSGTTCIVPIRPEQADRLEAILEGIDAALASPAASPPSGRLTTELRQLQQLAIDLTMPRREKAHLLAAAELAVETTARAGSWTAAVIAAVQQLLEQLLAVVLLSCVTNAVKDGWVSRLRLAGIEAASIPTGGAGGSGPPGPPGPPGPPGPPGIAGPQGAAGQAGAAGAVGPAGAAGSSGATGTTGAAGATGAAGTTGAAGATGAAGATGPTGPAGTASSTGATGPTGPTGAAGAIGLAGPTGPTGPTGATGVAGAIGLTGATGAAGLSVTGATGTTGATGATGATGVTGAAGLSVTGPTGPTGVTGAVGLIGATGTTGVTGTTGVTGTTGVTGTTGVTGTTGVAGSGAIIPFASGLPAVLTTVLGGLAGTASLVGFGSSATGVSLVGTTIDLTGAAGTLLNFAFSVPRAGTITALSAYFSTTAALSLVGTTITITATLYSSTTPDNIFNPVAGTTVTLAPALTGVISLGSISNGIVTGLAIPVTPQERLLLVFSATAAGLTLVNTVAGYASAGLSIS, encoded by the coding sequence ATGGGGAATGCAAACGACGGACGGTCTTCCATCCGTTCTCGGAGGCCGCATAAGGTGTCCGACTGCAAGGCTTCGCGGAAGTCGGGAACCACATGCATCGTGCCGATTCGGCCGGAGCAGGCCGACCGGCTGGAGGCGATCCTGGAAGGCATCGACGCCGCGCTGGCGTCGCCGGCAGCATCGCCGCCGTCCGGTCGGCTGACCACGGAGCTCAGGCAGCTGCAACAGCTGGCGATCGACCTGACGATGCCGCGACGGGAGAAGGCTCATCTGCTTGCCGCCGCGGAGCTGGCGGTCGAGACGACGGCACGCGCCGGGAGCTGGACGGCCGCTGTCATCGCAGCGGTGCAGCAGCTGCTGGAGCAGCTGCTCGCGGTCGTGCTGCTCAGCTGCGTGACGAATGCGGTCAAGGACGGGTGGGTGTCGCGGCTGCGGCTAGCCGGCATTGAGGCGGCTTCCATTCCGACCGGCGGAGCGGGCGGATCGGGACCGCCGGGACCGCCCGGCCCGCCGGGACCGCCGGGTCCTCCGGGCATCGCCGGCCCGCAAGGCGCTGCAGGCCAGGCTGGCGCAGCCGGAGCGGTCGGTCCGGCAGGAGCGGCGGGCAGCTCGGGCGCCACAGGGACGACCGGCGCCGCAGGGGCGACCGGCGCCGCAGGGACGACCGGTGCCGCAGGAGCGACCGGCGCTGCGGGCGCGACCGGTCCCACGGGACCGGCGGGCACGGCCAGCTCGACAGGAGCAACTGGACCGACCGGTCCGACAGGCGCGGCAGGTGCGATCGGACTGGCCGGCCCGACCGGGCCGACCGGACCGACAGGAGCGACAGGAGTCGCGGGGGCGATCGGCCTTACCGGCGCGACAGGAGCGGCGGGGTTGTCGGTGACCGGCGCGACCGGCACGACCGGCGCGACCGGCGCGACCGGCGCGACCGGCGTGACAGGGGCGGCAGGACTATCGGTGACCGGCCCGACCGGCCCGACCGGCGTGACAGGAGCCGTCGGATTGATCGGAGCGACCGGTACGACAGGCGTCACCGGGACGACGGGCGTCACCGGCACGACAGGCGTCACCGGCACGACAGGCGTCACCGGCACGACGGGCGTCGCCGGTTCCGGGGCGATCATTCCGTTCGCCTCCGGCCTGCCTGCGGTGCTGACGACGGTCCTCGGCGGACTCGCCGGAACGGCTTCGCTTGTCGGCTTCGGCAGCTCCGCCACGGGCGTGAGCCTCGTCGGCACCACGATCGACCTGACCGGGGCGGCGGGCACGCTGCTCAACTTCGCCTTTTCCGTCCCGCGCGCCGGGACGATCACGGCATTGTCGGCTTACTTCAGCACGACAGCCGCCCTCAGCCTGGTCGGAACGACGATTACCATCACGGCGACGCTGTACAGCTCCACGACGCCGGACAACATCTTCAATCCGGTCGCAGGGACCACCGTGACCCTCGCACCGGCATTAACCGGCGTGATCTCGCTCGGCTCGATCTCGAACGGCATCGTCACCGGACTGGCGATCCCGGTCACGCCGCAGGAACGGCTGCTGCTCGTCTTCAGCGCGACGGCCGCAGGCCTCACCCTCGTCAACACGGTGGCGGGGTATGCCAGCGCCGGTCTGTCCATCTCGTAA
- a CDS encoding queuosine precursor transporter, with amino-acid sequence MFNFYWGVFFVLVNFVLFLACFRLFGKMGLYAWIGFATVIANIQVTETIQMFGIVMTLGNTIYASLYMTTDLINERYGGSEARKAVWFGFFTLLATTVLMQMVLAFDPAEGDFAHEPLSVIFGLMPRLALASLSAYLVSQFLDVRVFSALKRRFGGRSQFWIRINGSTILSQFVDSLVFCTIAFAFHPEYPWEIWIQIFLTTYVLKFVISVASTPVLYLARSFRFKDE; translated from the coding sequence ATGTTCAATTTCTATTGGGGCGTCTTCTTCGTCCTCGTCAACTTCGTGCTGTTTCTGGCCTGCTTCCGGCTGTTCGGGAAAATGGGCCTGTACGCCTGGATCGGCTTCGCGACCGTCATCGCCAACATCCAGGTGACCGAGACGATCCAGATGTTCGGCATCGTCATGACGCTCGGCAATACGATCTATGCGTCGCTCTACATGACGACCGACCTCATCAACGAGCGCTACGGCGGCTCGGAGGCGCGCAAGGCGGTCTGGTTCGGCTTCTTCACGCTGCTCGCCACGACGGTGCTCATGCAGATGGTGCTGGCGTTCGATCCGGCGGAGGGCGACTTCGCCCATGAGCCGCTGAGCGTCATCTTCGGCCTGATGCCCCGGCTGGCGCTCGCCTCGCTCAGCGCGTATCTGGTCAGCCAGTTCCTCGACGTGCGGGTATTCTCGGCGCTGAAGCGCCGCTTCGGCGGCCGCAGCCAGTTCTGGATCCGGATCAACGGCAGCACGATCCTGAGCCAGTTCGTCGACTCGCTCGTATTCTGCACGATCGCGTTCGCCTTCCATCCGGAATACCCATGGGAAATCTGGATCCAGATCTTCCTGACGACGTACGTGCTCAAGTTCGTCATCTCCGTCGCTTCCACGCCGGTGCTGTACCTGGCCCGCTCGTTCCGCTTCAAGGACGAGTGA